In one Lolium rigidum isolate FL_2022 chromosome 3, APGP_CSIRO_Lrig_0.1, whole genome shotgun sequence genomic region, the following are encoded:
- the LOC124696904 gene encoding uncharacterized protein LOC124696904 produces MGVAASAASPLPEAAAPADPPAKEDIQPVAAADAPDDSPVKEEIEPSAAAAADAVDDDAEAAAETVVFDAGEEEQDECPFCVYMKGGGCKEEFVEWEKCVEEADVDGGNVVKRCGKVMAALGRCMENYPDYYTSVSCKVDRQFWEEDLPL; encoded by the coding sequence ATGGGAGTCGCCGCGTCTGCCGCCTCTCCTTTACCGGAGGCTGCCGCGCCCGCGGATCCACCAGCCAAAGAAGATATCCAGCCTGTCGCCGCCGCAGATGCGCCAGACGATTCACCAGTGAAAGAAGAGATCGAGCCTTCCGCAGCAGCAGCGGCAGACGCTGTTGACGACGAcgcagaggcggcggcggagacggtTGTCTTTGatgccggcgaggaggagcaaGATGAGTGCCCCTTCTGCGTGTACATGAAGGGCGGCGGGTGCAAAGAGGAGTTCGTGGAGTGGGAGAAGTGCGTGGAGGAGGCGGATGTGGACGGCGGCAACGTCGTCAAGCGATGCGGCAAGGTCATGGCCGCGCTGGGCAGGTGCATGGAAAACTACCCGGACTACTACACGTCTGTCTCCTGCAAAGTTGATCGCCAGTTTTGGGAGGAAGATTTACCCCTGTAA
- the LOC124696905 gene encoding fibrous sheath CABYR-binding protein-like has protein sequence MGAAASAASPPPEPAAPADPPPSKLDIPPAAAASPPPEAADPPAKEDTQPAAAAAAADAPPEAPAPADSAPKEEIQPAAPASGDAEAEGETVVFDASAAEAGGEEEVGECPFCTYMKGGGCKDEFVEWEKCIEVAEAEGGDIVERCSKATTALRECMDKYPVYYEPILSAERRMSEDMEAAVKEEAQATQASPASPPAAAEEGEQGDNKKQAEEVKEKEAGGEAGEQGGSKKQEEEEVVVLKEKEDLAA, from the coding sequence ATgggagccgccgcctccgccgcctctcctcccccgGAGCCCGCCGCGCCCGCCGATCCACCACCATCCAAACTAGATATtccgcctgccgccgccgcctctcctcccccgGAGGCCGCCGATCCACCGGCCAAAGAAGACACCcagcctgccgccgccgccgccgccgcagatgcGCCCCCGGAGGCCCCTGCTCCCGCTGATTCCGCCCCAAAAGAAGAGATCCAGCCCGCCGCACCCGCGAGCGGCGACGCGGAGGCGGAGGGGGAGACGGTGGTCTTCGACGCCTCCGCCGCGGAAGCGGgcggggaggaggaggtcggggagtgccccttctgcacctaCATGAAGGGCGGCGGGTGCAAGGACGAGTTCGTGGAGTGGGAGAAGTGCATCGAGGTGGCGGAGGCCGAGGGCGGCGACATCGTCGAGCGCTGCTCCAAGGCCACCACCGCGCTGCGCGAGTGTATGGACAAGTACCCGGTTTACTACGAGCCCATCCTCAGCGCCGAGCGCCGCATGAGCGAGGATATGGAGGCCGCCGTCAAGGAGGAGGCCCAGGCAACCCAAGCATCCCCAGCCTCGCCACCTGCGGCCGCAGAGGAGGGGGAGCAGGGCGACAACAAGAAGCAGGCAGAAGAGGTTAAGGAGAAGGAAGCTGGCGGCGAGGCAGGGGAGCAGGGCGGCAGCAAGaagcaggaagaagaggaggttGTGGTGCTCAAGGAGAAGGAAGATCTTGCGGCTTGA